The following proteins come from a genomic window of Marinihelvus fidelis:
- a CDS encoding DUF885 domain-containing protein → MTRWTSLLALPALFLAACGPSGDTEPAPTATTEQVAPAAQVESAETDENQRLADFFTEIFERDVAQSPQFQAQLGRKTEDYGKWDDESEAWAVQMNEQAQADLARLRSDFDFEQLDESSRLSYLIFENNLERDLALFPWRHHRYAVSQMRNIAGSVPTFLRNVHKVDNRADAEAYIERLRGVDVLMAQYVEKLQASEAIGVVPPMMVYPRALPVAANMLTGAPFDETAEDGVLLADFRAKVDALELDDEDTAILLNEAANALSGPFRQGYNALIGELTRLQAIADDNNGVWDLPDGDAYYAAMANYWTTVDMSPDEIHEMGLAEVERIRAEMEAIKASVGFEGDLAAFFEFVRTSPENYYPNTDEGRAEYLAEATALIDHVMTIAPDYFNVLPKAPLEVRRVEPWREAGSSTAFYNRPSLDGSRPGIFYVNMQDMNAVQKHIMNSLAYHEGAPGHHFQLAIQQELTGIPEFRKFGGYSAYSEGWALYTERLAKEIGLYEDLPMRDFGRLSEEMKRAVRLVVDTGMHAKRWSREESIAYMTANTPMAPADIERQIERYFVIPGQALSYKIGMITLLELRERARQALGDDFSIAEYHDQVLKNGSMPMVVLEQVIDDWIASKQ, encoded by the coding sequence ATGACCCGTTGGACCTCACTGCTCGCCCTCCCCGCGCTTTTCCTGGCCGCCTGCGGCCCGTCCGGTGACACCGAACCGGCGCCCACGGCCACCACCGAACAGGTGGCGCCGGCAGCGCAGGTGGAATCGGCCGAGACCGATGAGAACCAGCGCCTGGCCGATTTCTTCACCGAGATCTTCGAGCGTGATGTCGCCCAGAGCCCGCAGTTCCAGGCCCAGTTGGGTCGCAAGACCGAGGACTACGGCAAGTGGGATGACGAGTCCGAAGCCTGGGCGGTGCAGATGAACGAACAGGCCCAGGCCGACCTGGCCCGGCTGCGCTCGGACTTCGACTTTGAGCAACTGGACGAGTCGTCACGGCTGAGCTACCTGATTTTCGAGAACAACCTGGAGCGCGACCTGGCCCTGTTCCCGTGGCGCCACCACCGCTACGCGGTCTCGCAGATGCGCAACATCGCTGGCTCTGTGCCGACCTTCCTGCGCAATGTACACAAGGTCGACAACCGCGCCGACGCGGAAGCCTACATCGAGCGCCTGCGCGGCGTGGACGTGCTGATGGCGCAGTACGTTGAAAAGCTCCAGGCCAGCGAGGCCATCGGCGTGGTCCCGCCGATGATGGTCTACCCGCGCGCCCTGCCCGTGGCCGCCAACATGCTCACCGGCGCGCCGTTTGACGAAACCGCCGAGGACGGCGTGCTGCTGGCCGATTTCCGCGCCAAGGTCGACGCCCTGGAACTGGATGATGAAGACACCGCCATCCTGCTCAACGAAGCAGCCAACGCCCTCAGCGGCCCATTCCGCCAGGGCTACAACGCGCTGATCGGGGAACTGACGCGCCTGCAGGCCATCGCCGATGACAACAACGGCGTCTGGGACCTGCCGGACGGTGACGCGTATTACGCGGCCATGGCGAACTACTGGACCACGGTCGACATGAGCCCGGACGAGATCCACGAAATGGGCCTGGCCGAGGTCGAGCGCATCCGCGCGGAGATGGAGGCCATCAAGGCCAGCGTCGGTTTCGAGGGCGACCTGGCGGCGTTCTTCGAATTCGTGCGCACGTCACCGGAAAACTACTACCCCAACACCGATGAGGGCCGCGCCGAGTACCTGGCCGAGGCCACCGCACTCATCGACCACGTAATGACCATCGCGCCGGACTACTTCAACGTGCTGCCGAAGGCGCCGCTGGAAGTGCGCCGCGTGGAACCGTGGCGCGAGGCGGGCTCGTCCACCGCGTTCTACAACCGCCCGTCGCTGGACGGTTCACGGCCCGGCATTTTCTACGTGAACATGCAGGACATGAACGCGGTGCAGAAACACATCATGAACTCGCTGGCCTACCACGAAGGCGCGCCGGGGCATCACTTCCAGCTGGCCATCCAGCAGGAACTGACCGGCATCCCCGAGTTCCGCAAATTCGGTGGCTACAGCGCCTATTCCGAAGGCTGGGCGCTGTACACGGAAAGGCTGGCCAAGGAAATCGGCCTGTACGAAGACCTGCCGATGCGCGACTTCGGCCGCCTGTCGGAAGAGATGAAGCGAGCCGTGCGCCTGGTGGTCGACACCGGCATGCACGCCAAGCGCTGGTCGCGCGAGGAGAGCATCGCCTACATGACCGCCAACACGCCGATGGCGCCGGCCGATATTGAGCGCCAGATTGAGCGCTACTTCGTCATCCCCGGCCAGGCGCTGAGCTACAAGATCGGCATGATCACCCTGCTCGAACTGCGTGAACGCGCGCGCCAGGCCCTGGGCGACGATTTCTCCATCGCCGAGTACCACGACCAGGTGCTCAAAAACGGTTCCATGCCGATGGTGGTCCTGGAGCAGGTGATAGATGACTGGATAGCCAGCAAGCAGTAA
- a CDS encoding Fe2+-dependent dioxygenase encodes MFHIIDPLLSAEEVTRLRELSKTIRFEDGRQSNPDYTLKNNLQPSPNDAGYQEAAKLVQTGLARNEYFRDYCLPRFVAPPMMTKYEPGMSYGEHVDSGILNFNPPIRIDISCTVFISDPEDYDGGELNIRMGDRDIKVKGKAGTAVLYPSTTYHQVLPVTRGERLVSITFIESNVRDAQQREILVELTEFLHENAARVGQEQQMRLEYVRTNLTRMWHGK; translated from the coding sequence ATGTTCCATATCATCGATCCGCTGCTGTCCGCCGAAGAAGTCACGCGCCTGCGCGAGCTGTCAAAGACCATCCGTTTTGAGGACGGCCGGCAGAGCAACCCGGACTACACGCTGAAGAACAACCTGCAGCCCAGCCCCAACGATGCCGGCTACCAGGAAGCGGCCAAGCTGGTGCAGACCGGCCTGGCCCGCAACGAGTATTTCCGCGACTACTGCCTGCCGCGGTTCGTGGCGCCGCCGATGATGACCAAGTACGAGCCCGGCATGTCCTACGGCGAGCATGTCGATTCAGGCATCCTGAACTTTAACCCGCCGATCCGTATCGACATCAGCTGCACGGTGTTCATTTCCGACCCGGAGGACTACGACGGTGGCGAGCTGAACATCCGCATGGGTGATCGCGATATCAAGGTGAAGGGCAAGGCCGGCACCGCCGTGCTGTACCCGTCCACCACCTACCACCAGGTGCTGCCGGTCACCCGTGGAGAACGGCTGGTGTCCATCACCTTTATCGAGAGCAACGTCCGCGATGCGCAACAGCGCGAGATCCTGGTCGAACTGACCGAGTTCCTGCATGAAAATGCCGCCAGAGTGGGCCAGGAGCAGCAGATGCGCCTGGAGTACGTGCGCACCAACCTGACGCGCATGTGGCACGGCAAGTGA
- a CDS encoding GntP family permease, giving the protein MMLLLLLALAVAFIVVAVVKLRLHPFLALMLSAIGFGLLAGMPGDAIVTAVKEGFGNTLGAVGPIIVVGVMIGALLEVSGGAYALANRVMRWLGEKRVTWGMALVGFVTSIPVFGDSAFIILQSLNRALTRRAGLSLAVTATALAAGTTASHCLVPPTPGPIAAAELVNADLGMVIAWGAPIALLSVVPPVFWARWMGSRIWIDPKPRVAEATADRAETGPAPGALKSSLPIFVPLLLIMVKTMNDYLGLLSEGAAAGVVSFIGSPLIALLIGLGFAVRLPASGGLAMLSMDGPAGKAVRAAAVIIVITGAGGVFGMMLRSAGVAELLGTALGGATLGLWLPFVVAAAIRVAQGSATVAIVTTAAMVTPLLGPLGVDSDLGRALVVLSIGAGSAVFSHANDSGFWVITQLSDMSVSQGLRLHTVATGLLGISAAILVNLAWWLWGGVA; this is encoded by the coding sequence ATGATGCTCCTGCTCCTGCTCGCCCTGGCCGTGGCCTTTATCGTCGTCGCGGTCGTCAAACTGCGCCTGCACCCTTTCCTGGCGCTGATGCTCTCGGCCATCGGCTTCGGCCTGCTTGCCGGCATGCCGGGTGACGCCATTGTCACGGCCGTCAAGGAAGGATTCGGCAATACGCTGGGGGCAGTCGGCCCGATCATTGTCGTCGGCGTCATGATCGGCGCGCTGCTGGAGGTGTCCGGCGGCGCCTACGCGCTGGCCAACCGGGTGATGCGCTGGCTGGGCGAGAAGCGGGTCACCTGGGGCATGGCCCTGGTCGGTTTCGTCACCTCGATCCCGGTGTTTGGCGATAGCGCCTTCATCATCCTGCAATCGCTGAACCGGGCGCTGACCCGCCGCGCCGGCCTGTCGCTGGCGGTCACCGCCACGGCGCTGGCCGCCGGCACCACCGCCAGTCACTGCCTGGTGCCGCCCACGCCGGGGCCCATCGCCGCCGCCGAACTGGTGAATGCGGACCTGGGCATGGTCATCGCCTGGGGTGCGCCTATCGCCCTGCTCTCGGTGGTGCCACCCGTGTTTTGGGCGCGCTGGATGGGCTCAAGAATCTGGATTGATCCGAAACCCAGGGTGGCCGAGGCGACCGCGGACCGTGCCGAGACCGGCCCGGCACCCGGCGCGCTGAAGTCGTCACTGCCCATCTTCGTGCCGCTGCTGCTGATCATGGTCAAGACCATGAATGACTACCTGGGCCTGCTCAGCGAGGGAGCGGCGGCCGGCGTGGTTTCCTTTATCGGCTCACCGCTGATCGCGCTGCTGATCGGCCTGGGCTTTGCCGTGCGGCTACCGGCCAGCGGCGGCCTGGCGATGCTGTCGATGGACGGGCCCGCGGGTAAGGCGGTACGCGCCGCGGCGGTGATCATCGTCATCACCGGTGCCGGCGGTGTGTTCGGCATGATGCTGCGCAGCGCTGGCGTGGCCGAGCTGCTGGGCACCGCACTGGGCGGTGCCACGCTGGGCCTGTGGCTGCCGTTCGTGGTCGCGGCCGCCATCCGCGTGGCGCAGGGTTCCGCCACGGTCGCCATCGTCACGACCGCCGCCATGGTCACACCGCTGCTGGGCCCCCTGGGCGTGGACAGCGACCTGGGCCGCGCCCTCGTGGTGCTGTCGATCGGTGCCGGCTCTGCGGTGTTCTCACATGCCAACGACAGCGGCTTCTGGGTCATCACCCAGCTGTCCGACATGTCGGTGTCGCAGGGCCTGCGCCTGCACACCGTGGCCACCGGCCTGCTGGGCATCAGCGCGGCCATCCTGGTCAACCTGGCCTGGTGGCTGTGGGGCGGGGTGGCCTGA